A stretch of Solea senegalensis isolate Sse05_10M linkage group LG10, IFAPA_SoseM_1, whole genome shotgun sequence DNA encodes these proteins:
- the pskh1 gene encoding serine/threonine-protein kinase H1 homolog, producing MGCRNSKVLPEPPGDVQLDLVKKVDPPPPPQTDIFKHFIRGDGAGSKMGRAGDKADSTSPYQALAQAATPTVSTQTPKDPSELSDPQRKKVAKYRAKFDPRVTAKYDIKALIGRGSFSRVVRVEHKSTRQPYAIKMIETRYREGREVCESELCVLRRVRHTNIIQLMEVFETAERVYMVMELATGGELFDRIIARGSFTERDATRVLQMVLDGVKYLHTLGITHRDLKPENLLYYHPGADSKIIITDFGLASSRKKGDECLMKTTCGTPEYIAPEILVRKPYTNAVDMWALGVISYILLSGTMPFEDDNRMRLYRQILKGKYSFSGEPWPSVSNLAKDFVERILTVDPSERLTAGQALKHPWIVSMAASSSMKNLQRCISQNLLKRASSRCHSIKSAQSTRSSRSTKSNKARRVREKELRELNRRYQQQYNG from the exons GTTGATCCTCCCCCGCCCCCTCAGACAGATATCTTTAAGCACTTCATACGAGGGGATGGCGCCGGAAGCAAGATGGGCAGGGCTGGTGACAAGGCCGACTCAACCTCCCCATATCAGGCCCTGGCACAGGCCGCCACTCCCACCGTCTCCACTCAGACGCCCAAGGACCCGTCCGAACTGTCGGACCCGCAGCGGAAGAAGGTGGCGAAATATCGAGCCAAGTTTGATCCCCGGGTCACCGCCAAGTACGACATCAAAGCTCTGATAGGACGGGGGAGTTTCAGCCGCGTCGTCCGCGTGGAGCACAAGAGCACGCGGCAGCCGTACGCTATCAAAATGATCGAGACCCGTTACCGCGAGGGGAGGGAGGTGTGCGAGTCGGAGCTGTGCGTCCTGCGGCGCGTCCGTCACACCAACATAATCCAGCTGATGGAGGTCTTTGAGACGGCGGAGCGCGTCTACATGGTGATGGAGCTGGCCACCGGGGGCGAGCTCTTTGACCGCATCATCGCGCGTGGCTCCTTCACGGAGCGTGACGCCACCCGGGTGCTCCAGATGGTGCTGGACGGCGTCAAGTATCTCCACACTCTGGGGATCACTCACCGCGACctgaagccagagaacctgcTCTACTACCACCCGGGCGCCGACTCCAAGATCATCATCACCGACTTTGGTTTGGCGAGCAGCAGGAAGAAGGGTGACGAGTGTCTGATGAAGACCACCTGCGGCACGCCGGAGTACATCGCGCCCGAGATCCTGGTGAGGAAGCCGTACACCAATGCGGTGGACATGTGGGCGCTGGGGGTGATATCGTATATCCTGCTGAGTGGAACCATGCCCTTCGAGGACGACAACCGCATGAGGCTTTACCGGCAGATCCTCAAGGGGAAGTACAGCTTCTCTGGAGAG CCGTGGCCCAGCGTCTCCAACCTGGCCAAAGACTTTGTGGAGCGGATTCTGACGGTGGACCCCAGCGAGCGGCTCACGGCCGGCCAGGCGCTCAAGCACCCTTGGATCGTCAGCATGGCGGCGTCGTCGTCCATGAAGAACCTCCAGCGCTGCATATCGCAGAACCTCCTGAAGAGGGCGTCGTCACGCTGCCACAGCATCAAGTCGGCGCAGTCGACGCGCTCCAGCCGCTCCACCAAGTCCAACAAGGCGCGGCGGGTGCGGGAGAAGGAGCTGCGCGAGCTGAACCGGCGATATCAGCAGCAGTACAACGGCTGA